A region of Clostridium acetobutylicum ATCC 824 DNA encodes the following proteins:
- a CDS encoding ArnT family glycosyltransferase, whose amino-acid sequence MKDKIELRTDKLLLSLILVLSAILNFANIGIEGYANTFYAAGVKSMMMNFKNFFFASYDPSGFVTIDKPPVGFWIQTIFAKVFGFKGWSIILPQAIAGVLSVLIIYYLVKRSFGKPAGLIAALCLAITPIFVAASRNNTIDNLLVLSLVLSAWALSIAAENGKLKYLLISLAVVGIGFNIKMVEAYMVAPAIYITYLLSSTLPFKKRIKHLALGTIILLLVSLSWAVVTDFVPAKNRPYIGSSNNNTVLQLIIGHNGLQRIGVNINNASNHGSKRSLNRNNPPIKSFKNKSFMSRLSKNNAQISQPGILKLFSGNNMSDQISWLLPFALIGFVIASVKENFKFPFNNKRKLALLFWFTWLLPEFIYFSFSRNVTHTYYLTTMAPSIAALTGIGLVTMLKLFKDLPRWKWILPVAFIVNALTEIIILGYKFNSSTGYKIVILMILLLGILPMVILVLIMISQGKNNMILNRNLIYTGFAGLLIAPVIWSATPIFHKMNGSSPSAGLELFNSNSRNYANISSANISRLINFLNTNRKNEKYLVEVPSATIYGSDLILKTGKPILTLGGFSGSDPILTLKKFKQLVKNGSLRYAMITTNKGKATGFANLGGSSNSNTAIMNWIRKHGKLVPNKEWMTSSKSSKKNNSLGIRTSSTSVRLYDLKSKNRIYK is encoded by the coding sequence TTTAGTTTTATCTGCAATATTAAATTTTGCAAACATTGGCATAGAAGGCTATGCCAATACCTTTTATGCCGCCGGTGTTAAGAGTATGATGATGAATTTTAAAAATTTCTTTTTCGCTTCCTACGACCCATCTGGATTTGTAACTATAGATAAGCCTCCCGTAGGCTTTTGGATACAAACCATATTCGCAAAAGTATTTGGCTTCAAAGGGTGGAGTATAATTCTGCCTCAAGCTATTGCAGGAGTCCTTTCTGTTTTGATTATATATTATCTTGTAAAAAGGTCCTTTGGAAAACCCGCAGGATTAATTGCAGCATTATGCCTTGCTATAACTCCAATATTTGTAGCTGCAAGTAGAAATAATACGATAGACAATTTACTTGTTTTATCCTTAGTGCTTTCAGCTTGGGCCTTATCTATAGCGGCTGAAAATGGAAAACTAAAATATCTTTTAATAAGCTTAGCTGTTGTGGGAATAGGTTTTAACATAAAAATGGTAGAGGCATACATGGTGGCTCCTGCCATATACATAACATATCTACTTTCTTCTACTTTACCTTTTAAAAAAAGAATAAAACATTTAGCTCTTGGTACAATTATACTTTTATTAGTATCGCTATCTTGGGCTGTAGTTACTGATTTTGTTCCTGCCAAAAATAGACCTTATATAGGTAGCAGTAACAATAATACAGTTCTTCAGCTCATAATAGGCCATAACGGTTTACAACGAATTGGAGTAAATATAAATAATGCTAGTAATCATGGTAGTAAGAGAAGCTTAAACAGAAATAATCCACCTATAAAATCTTTTAAGAATAAGTCTTTTATGTCGCGTCTATCAAAGAATAACGCTCAAATTTCACAACCTGGAATTTTAAAATTATTTTCCGGCAACAATATGTCTGATCAAATATCATGGCTGCTTCCTTTTGCTTTGATTGGTTTTGTAATAGCTTCTGTTAAAGAAAATTTCAAATTTCCTTTCAACAACAAACGAAAATTAGCATTATTGTTTTGGTTCACATGGTTACTACCTGAGTTTATATACTTTAGCTTTTCAAGGAATGTAACTCATACTTATTATTTAACCACAATGGCACCTTCAATAGCTGCTTTAACTGGAATAGGTTTAGTTACTATGTTAAAGCTATTTAAAGACCTTCCAAGATGGAAATGGATTCTTCCAGTAGCTTTCATTGTAAACGCCCTTACTGAAATCATAATATTAGGCTATAAATTCAACAGTTCAACTGGCTACAAAATTGTTATTTTAATGATTTTACTTTTAGGTATTTTACCTATGGTAATTTTAGTGTTAATTATGATTAGTCAAGGAAAAAATAATATGATATTAAATAGAAATCTTATATATACTGGCTTCGCAGGACTTTTAATTGCTCCAGTTATATGGTCTGCTACTCCAATATTCCATAAAATGAATGGAAGCAGCCCCTCTGCTGGGTTAGAGCTCTTTAATAGTAATTCTAGAAATTATGCTAATATAAGCTCAGCTAATATATCAAGGCTCATAAATTTCTTAAACACCAATAGAAAAAATGAGAAATATCTTGTTGAAGTGCCCTCAGCAACTATTTATGGTTCAGATTTAATACTTAAAACAGGTAAACCTATACTAACCTTAGGCGGTTTTAGTGGCTCAGATCCAATACTTACTCTAAAGAAATTTAAACAATTAGTTAAGAATGGATCTTTAAGATATGCTATGATTACTACTAATAAAGGTAAAGCAACAGGTTTTGCTAATTTAGGCGGTAGTAGTAATTCAAATACTGCTATAATGAATTGGATTAGGAAACATGGGAAGCTTGTTCCTAACAAAGAATGGATGACTTCATCCAAAAGCTCAAAGAAAAATAATTCATTGGGTATTCGTACATCTTCAACTTCTGTTAGATTGTATGACTTAAAATCTAAAAACAGAATTTATAAATAG